From Candidatus Eisenbacteria bacterium:
GCGCGCCCGCAGTGGGTGCGCCGCGAGGACGTCCCCGCGGAGATCCTGGACAAGGAACGCGAGATCTACCGCGAGCAGATGGTGCGCGAGGGCAAGCCCGCGAACATCATGGACAAGATCGTGGACGGCAAGATCAACAAGTTCTACGAGGAGACCTGCCTGCTGGAGCAGCCCTACATCCGCGACCCGGACCGCAAGGTGAACCAGGTGGTCCAGGACGCGGTGGGCAAGATCGGCGAGAACATCCAGGTCCGCCGGTTCGGCCGGTTCGAGCTGGGGGCCTAGAGCCGGGTTCCGGGTCCCGCCCCCCGCCACCCGGCGGGGGGCGCACAGGGAAGGGGCGTCTGCTTGAAACCGCCCAGGTACGGAAGGATCCTCCTGAAGCTCTCCGGCGAGATGCTGGCCGGGGAACAGAAGGTGGGCATCGACGCGGAGCGGATCCAGTGGATCTGCGGCGAGGTGGCCGCGGTCGCCCGTTCCGGGGTGCAGGTGGGGATCGTGGTCGGCGGGGGCAACATCTTCCGCGGGCTGGCCGCCAGCGCGTCGGGTATGGACCGCGTCAACGCCGACTACATGGGAATGCTGGCGACGGTGATCAACTCGCTGGCGCTGCAGCACTCCCTGGAGAAGCTCGACCTGGACACCCGCGTCTGCTCGGCCATCGCCATGCAGACGCTGGCCGAAACCTACATCCGGCGCCGCGCCCAGCGGCATCTCGAGAAGGGCCGGATCGTGATCATGGCCGGCGGCACCGGCAACCCCTATTTCACCACCGACACGGCGGCCGTGCTGCGCGCCATCGAGGTCGGGGCCGAGGTGATCCTCAAGGCCACCAAGGTGGACGGCGTCTACGACGCCGACCCGGTGGCCCAACCCGGCGCGCGCCGCTTCGAAGAGATCAACTACCTCGATGTCATCAACCGCGGTCTGAAGGTCATGGATTCCACCGCGATCTCCCTGTGCATGGACAACGCCCTGCCCATCGTGGTGTTCGACCTCGCCACGCCGGGCAACCTGGGGCGCGTGGTCGCCGGGGAGCGCGTCGGCACGCTGGTCCACGCGGGGGCCGCGCCCAGCTGAGGCGGTTCCGCGTCCGAGGGGAGGGTGCATGGAAGACAAGAAGCTGATCCACGATGTGGAAGAGTCCATGAAGAAGGCGCAGGAGGCCACGCGCCACGAGCTGTCGGTGATCCGCACCGGCAAGGCCAGCCCGGCCCTGCTCGACACGGTGAAGGTGGAGGCCTACGACAGCCTGATGCCGCTCTCGCAGGTGGCCAGCGTGTCGGCTCCCGAGCCGCGCCTGCTGCTGGTGACCCCCTGGGACAAGAGCACGCTCAAGGCCGTCAGCAGCGCCATCCGGGCCTCGGAACTGGGCCTCAACCCGCAGGACGACGGCGCCGTGATCCGCGTGCCCATCCCCGCGCTCAGCGAGGAGCGGCGCAAGGACATGGTGAAGCTGGTTGCGAAGCTGGTGGAGGAGGGGCGCGTCCACATCCGGCAGTGCCGCCGCGACGGCAACGAGAAGCTGAAGAAGCTGGAGAAGGACGGTCACGTCTCCGAGGACGACATCAAGCGGATCCAGGACCAGATCCAGAAGCTCACCGACGCCTACATCAAGCACCTCGACGACCTGCTGGCGAAGAAGCAGGCCGAGGTGATGGAGGTCTGACCGGCCGGCCCCGCGCCTTCCCGCGGGGTCGTACCGGCGGCCGCTCCCCGGCCCCCGAGCGATGACGGAAACCGCCCGGTTGCTGGCCCGGCTCAAGGGCCGGCGCGCGGACCTCCCGCGCCACATCGCCATCATCATGGACGGCTCGGGCCGCTGGGCCCGGCGCCGCGCGCTGCCGCGCCTGGCCGGCCACCGCGCCGGGCGCGCCTCGGTGCGCGCCGCCGTGGAGGGCTGCATCGAGCTGGGCGTGGAAGTCCTGACCCTCTACACATTCTCCGTCGAGAACTGGAACCGGCCGCGCACCGAGGTGGGCGGCCTGATGAAGTTCCTCCAGCGCACCCTGCGCGAGGAGCGCGAGGAGCTCAAACGCAACGGCGTGCGCCTGGCGGTGATCGGCCAGCGCGACGCGCTGCCCGCCGACGCACGCCAGGCGGTGGACGAGACCGTGGAGTACCTCTCGGGCGGGCAGCGCCTGCTGCTGGTGCTGGCCCTCTCCTACGGCGGGCGGCAGGAGATCGTGAACGCCGCGCGCCAGCTCGCCCGCCGCGTGAAGCAGGGAGCCCTGCGGCCCGAAGACATCGACGAGGAGCTCTTCTCCGGCGAGCTGTGGACCCAGGGTCTGCAGGATCCCGACCTCCTGATCCGCACCAGCGGCGAGATGCGCGTCAGCAATTTCCTGCTGTGGCAGATCGCCTACGCCGAGATGTGGGTCACCCCGGTGCTGTGGCCGGACTTCCGGGCCCGCCACCTGTACGAGGCGGTGGCCGACTACCTCAAGCGCGAGCGCCGCTTCGGCCGCGTGGACACGCGCCCCGCGCGCGGGCGTTGAGCCGCCGGTGAGGCGCGATCCCGCGCTGCTGGGCCGCGTGCTCTCCGCCGCGGTCTTCCTGCCGGTGCTGGCGCTGCTGATGTGGGCCGGCGGCCCGTGGTGGGAGGGCTACTGCGCGCTGCTGCTCTCGCTGGCGCTGATCGAGTTCTACCGCATGGGCCCGCGAAGCCTGCCGGCATGGGCCTGCGCCGTGGGGGTCGCGGCGCTGCTGGCGCCCCTGGCCTGGGCGCGCCTGCTGTGGCCCGCGGCGGTGTCGGTGCTGGCCCCGCTGGGGGCGCTGGCGGTGCTCGCCGGGGTGGCCGCGCGCGCGCGCGGGCTCTCCTTCAGCCCGGCGGGACGCGCGGCGCTGGGGCTCGCCTACGTCGGGTTCCTGGGCTATGCCATGCCCGGGCTGCGCCTCTCCCCGGGCCACGGCTACAGTGGCGCGCAGGCCACCGCGATGGCCTACGTGCTCACCTGGAGCGCCGACACCGCCGCCTACGGCGTGGGCCTGGCGCTGGGCCGGCACCCGCTGGCGCCCGCCATCAGCCCGAAGAAGACCTGGGAAGGCGCGGCCGGCGGCCTGTGCGCCGCGGTCCTGGTGGGCGCGCTCTCAGGGGCCACGCTGTGGACTTTCCTGGGCCCGGTCCGCGGCGCGCTCCTGGGCGCGCTGGTGGGCGTGGTGGGCCAGGCGGGCGACCTGCTGGAGTCCATGTTCAAGCGCCAGTTCGGCGCCAAGGACAGCGCCTCCTGGATTCCCGGCCACGGCGGTGTCCTCGACCGCTACGACAGCCTTTTGACCGCCACCCCGGTGGTGTGGGGGTTCCTGCTGTGCGCGATGCGACCCTGAAGCCGCGCGGCCTCTCGATCCTGGGCTCGACCGGCTCCATCGGCGAGCAGGCGCTGGAAGTGCTGCGCCTGCACCCCGGCGAGATCCGCGTCGTGGCCCTCACCGCGGGGCGGCGCGCGGAGCGCCTGGTGGAGCAGGCCCTGGAATTCCGGCCCACGCTGGTGTGCGTGGCCGACCCGGCGGCCGCGACGCGCGTGCGCGACGCCCTGGGGCCGGCGGTGAAGGTGGTCTCGGGGGAGGCGGGGCTGCTGGCGTGCGCCACCCACCCGGACGCGCCGCTGGTGCTCAATGCGCTGGTGGGCTCGCGGGGGCTCGCGCCCACGCTGGCGGCCCTGGAGTCCGGCCGCACCCTGGCGCTGGCCAACAAGGAGACCCTGGTGGCGGGCGGGCCGCTGGCCGCGCGGGCGGCGCACCGCGGCGGGGGCAAGCTGCTGGCCGTGGACAGCGAGCACTGGGCGCTGGGCGAGCTGCTCGAGGGTCGCGACGCGGCCGAAGCCCGCCAGGTGTGGATCACGGCCTCGGGGGGGCCGCTGCGCGGCATGGATCCCGCACGGTTCGATTCGCTCACACCCGCCGAGGTGCTGGCCCACCCGGTGTGGGCCATGGGGCCGCGAATCACCGTGGACAGCGCCACGCTGCTGAACAAGGGCTTCGAGGTGCTGGAAGCCCGGTGGCTCTACGAGCTGCCGCTGGAGCGCGTGGGCGCGGTGGTGCACCCGGAGGCGCTGGTGCATGCGATGGTGGAGTGGGGCGACGGATCGTGGACGGCGCAGCTGAGCGCTCCGAGCATGTCGCTGCCCATCCAGCGCGCGCTCCTGGGCCGCCGCGCGCACCCCACGCCGGCCCCGCCCCTGGGGCTGCTGCAGGCCGGCGCGCTGCACTTCGAGGAGATCGACACGCGCGCCTTCCCCTGCTACGGGCTGGCGCGCGCCGCGGGCGAGGCCGGTGGCACCTATCCCGCCGCACTCAACGCCGCCGACGAGGTGGTGGTGGAGGCCTTCCTCGCCGGGCGCATCCGGTTCCCGGATATCGCGCGCCTGCTGCGCCGCGTCCTGGACCGGCACACTCGCCGGGAGCTGGACGGTCCGGGGGACGTGTGGGAGGCGGACCGGGAAGCCCGCGCGCTGGCCCGCGAGATGCTGTGAAGACGCTGTTCGTTTCCGCGGCCCGGCCGTTCAACGCGGAGACGGAACAGAGCCTGTTCCTCGCCGCGGCGCTGGCCGCGCGCGGGCACGCCTGCCGCTGGATGGCCCCCCCCGGGTCCGGCAGCCTGATGCGCGCCGCGGACGCGGGCCTGCCCGTCACGGAGTTCCCCGGCACGCACTTCGGCAACAACCCGCTCCGCTTCGCCGCCCAGTGGCGCGCGTTGCGGCGGGAGGTCCGCCGCTTCGGCCCCGACGTGATCTACACCGTGGAGTCCCCCGCGCACCTGCTGGGCGCGCTGGTGCGCGGCGCGGCCGCGGGGGCGCCGGGGGCCACCGGCGGGCGCCGGGGCCGGCCCGCCGCGCTGGTGCGCTGGCGCGGGAGCAACACGCCGTTGCGCCGGCGGCCCGGCAGCCGCGCGCTCTACGACCGCGACACCCGCTTCGTCCTGGTGCCCTGCGCGCGGCTCGCCGAGGAGGCGCGCGCCGCCGGCTTCCATACCCGGCACTGGCGCGTGCTGGACGGCTGCGTGGACGGAACCCGGTTCTGCCCCGGCCCGGCCGAGGCTTCGGCGTGGATGGAGGCGGGCCTGGGCCCGGGAGCCGAGGTGGTGGCGCTGACCGCCCGGCTCGCGCCGGTCAAGGGCGTGGGGATCTTCCTGGAAGCGCTCGAGCGGGTGCGGCGCACGCGACCCAGGGTGGCGGCGGTCCTGATGGGCGAGGCCTGGGAGGGGCAGGAGGCGGCATACCGCGACGGGGTGGCGCGGCTGGGGCTGGAGGGCGCCGCGCACTGGCTGGGCCGGCGCGAGGACGTGGTCCGCTGGCTGCGGCTGGCCCGGGTGGGGGTGGTGAGCTCGGTGGGCAGCGAGCTGCACAGCCGGGCCGCCCTGGAGTACATGGCCTGCGGGCTGCCGGTGGCGGCCACGCGCGTGGGAGTGCTGCCCGAGTGGCTGGAGGGCCGCCCGTGGGCGCGCCTGGCGCCGCCGGGCGACGCCGCCGGGCTGGCGGAGGCGATCGTGGAGCTGCTCTCGGATCCCGCCCGCGAGGAGCTGGGCGCGGCGGCGAGGGCGGAGGCGCTGACCCGGTTCTCCCCGGCGCGGTTCACGTCCGAAGTGGAGGCGGTGCTGCTCGAGGCCGCGGGGGCCGGGGAGTGAAGGAACTGGAGCGCGGCGCCCGGCGCGGGCTGGCCCGGATTCTCGGAGGCGTGTTTCGCCCGGAGCCCGAGCCCGCATGGGACCGCGGGGCGCTGCGCCGGGTCGCGGTGCTGCGCCTGGACCGTCGCCTGGGCAACCAGGTGATCCTGTTCCCGATGCTGGAGGCGCTCCGCCGCGCGTGTCCCGCCGCCGAGATCGAGGTCATCGCCCCGGGCCCCTACGACGCGGCCTACGAGGGGCTGGAGTCGGTTACCCGCGTGCTGCGCTTCGAGCGTTCCTCGCCGGGCCATGCGGAGGGCTGGCGGACCATCCCCGCCCTGCGCTCCCGCCGCTACGACATGGTGATCGAGGCCGGCCATCACCACACCTTCTCGTTGTCGGGGGCGCTGCTCGCGCGCGCGCTGGGCGCGCCCCTGCGGCTGGGCTTTCGGCGCGGCGACAGCCCGCGTCACCTCAACATCCTGGTGGACGCGCCCCTCGCCCCGGGCCCCGGGCGCGCCCGGATCTTCTTCGAGCTGGCGCGCCGGCTGGACCCGGCGGCGGTGTACGCCCCTCCCCGGTGGAAGGTAACGCCCGCCGAGCGGGCCGCGGGCGAGGCGGCGCGCCGCCGCCTGGGCCTGGGCGCGGGGGCCGTGGGCATCCACCCCGGGGGACGCGGCGCTCGGCAGTGGCCGCGGGAGAACTTCGAGTCGGTGGCCCGGGCGCTGGCGGACTCAGGGCTCCAGCCGGTGCTGTTCCTGGGAGCCGGGGAGGCGGACCAGGCGGGGGCGTGGCGCGCCGCGGCCGGTCATGCGTGGCGCCTGGTGGAGACCCCGCCGCTGCGCGAATTCGCCGCGCTGGTGGAGGGTCTCTCGGGCTGGGTGTCCGGGGACACCGGCCCGCTCCACGTGGCGGTGGCGCTGGGGGTGCCGGCGGTGGGCGCGCTGCTGCACCCGGAGAGTCTGGAGGCGCTGGAGGAATCGCCCCGCTACCGGGGGATCCTGCGCGTCGGGAGCGGGCCCGGGGTGGACGAGGTGGTGGAGACGTTGTGCGCGCTTCGGGCCGGCGGCGGGCCGGCGGGGGGACCGTGGACCTGATCCTGCTGAAGTCGGCCATCCGCGCGGTGACCCTGGCCGGCGTGCGGCCGCGCCGCGGGACCGCGCTGCCCGACCGGGCCCGGGTGCTGCTGCTGCGCCACGACCGCATCGGGGACGCGCTGCTGTCCACGTGCTTCCTCGATGCGCTGGCCCGCCATCGCCCGGGCTGGAAGGTGGACCTGCTGCTGGGCCGCGACAATCTCCGCGTGCTGGACGGGCGGGCCGAGATCGGCCGGCGCTGGTGCTACGACCGGCGCGCCCTCAACACCTTCCGGCTGGCCCGCGCGCTGCGCGCCGAGCGCTACGACCTGGCCATCGACCTGATGAACCACCCCTCGCTCACCTCCTCGGTGTTCATGCGGCTGATGCGCCCGCGCCTCTCCGCGGGCTTCCACGAGGAGCGCCGCGGCTTTCCCTTCGACATCCCGGTGCCCGCGCAGCCGCGCAGCACGGTGCACATCGTGAAGCGCCTCGGCGAGCTGTTGCGCGCGCTGGGCTGCCCGGCGCCCGACGACGAGCTCCGGCTCCGCTTCGAGCCCACCGCGGCGGCCCGCGCCCGGGCCCGAGCGGTCCTGGAGCCGCTGCGCGCGGGGGGCGCGCGGCTGTGCGGCGTGAACACCAGCGCCGGCGCCCTGGACCGCTTCTGGGGCGCGGAGAACTACCGCGCCTTCCTCCTGGGCGCGGCGCGGCGCTTTCCAGGCCAGCGCTTCGTGGTGTTCGCCGTGCCCGCGGAGATGGACCGGGCGGCGCGCATCGCGGATCGCGTCTCCGGCGCGGTGCTGGCGCCCCCGACCGGCTCCTTTGACGAGTTCGCCGCGACCATCGAGGGCATGGACTCCGTGCTCACGCCGGACACCTCGGTGGTGCACCTGTGCGCCGCCTTCGGAATCCCCGAGGTGGTGCTCTACGCCGACGAGAACAAGGCCCTGGTGTGGGCCCCGTGGGGCGTGGAGCACCGGGCGCTGATCGCGCGCCGGGGGATGGAGTCCATCCCGGCCTCGGAGGCGGTGGACGCGTGGTCGGAGCTGGTCCGATGAACCTGGTGGTGCTGGACTCGGCCCGGCCGGCGGTGCTGGGAGGAGTGGAGCGGTCGCTGGCGGACCTGGCGGGCCGCGCACGACGCCTGGGCCACGACGCGCGCGCCGTGGGACGCGCCGGCTCGCGGTTCGCGGCACACTGCGCCGCGCTGGGCCTGCCCACCCTGGAGCTGCCCCTGCGCAACGGGCTGGACCTCGCCTCGGCCGGGCGGCTGCGCGCGCTGTTCGCCGACCACCGCACCGATGCCGTGCTGGGGGCCACCACCCGCGACGCGCGCCTGGCCGGCCTGGCGCGCGTGGGGCGTGCCGGCCCGTGCGTGGCGCTGCTGATGGGCCTGCCGATGATCCGCGATTCGTGGTCCCACCGGTTCACCTACCGCTGGTTCGTGGACGCGCTGTGCTCGCCCACGCCGTGGCTGCTCGAGGTCTCCGAGCGCTACCCGTTCGCGCGCCGCCTGCCGGTGGCGGTGCTGCCCGACGGCGTGGACGAGGCGCTCTTTCCGCCGCTGTCGGGCCTGTCCACCTCGCGCGCCGCGGCGCGCGCGGAAGCCGGGATTCCGGCGGGCCGGGCGGTGTTCGCCAGCGTCGGCCACCTGGTGGCGCGCAAGAACCTGCTGTGGGTGCCGCCGCTCCTGGCGCGGCTGCCCGGCGGCCTGGACTGGGAGTGGTGGGTGATCGGCGACGGCCCGCAGGAGACTGAGGTGCTGGCGTCGCTGCGCACGCTCGGGCTGGTCCACCGGGTGAAGATGCTGGGCCACCGCGACGACGTCCCGCGGCTGCTGCTGTGCGCCGACGCCCTGGTGATGCCCTCCCGGGCAGAACAGCTGCCGCTGGCCGCGCTGGAGGCCCGGCGGGCGGGGGTGCCGCACGTGCTCATCTCCCCGGTGGGCGCGGTGGAGGAGATGCGCTCGCTGGGCATGCGGGTGCTGCCCGCGGACGACGCGGCGGCGTGGCTGGCGGCGCTGGAGTCCGCGGCCCGGGCGCCGGGCGGATGCGACCCGCCCCGCGAGTGGCGCCACGGGGCCGACGCGGCGGCCTCGGGAAGGCTGCGCTTCCTCGAGGAACTGGCGTGGCTCGTCGCCGGCGCGCGCGGGGCGGCCGCCGGGGGGCGGGCGTGAAGATCCTGTTCTGCAATTCCATGAAGGGCCTCGGGGGAGGCGAGCGCTGGCTGCTGGACTCCGCGGCCGGGTTGCTCCGCCGGGGCCACCAGGTGTGGGTATCCGGGCGCGCCGGCGGGCCGGTGCTGGCGCGCGCGGCGCAGGCCGGCGCGCGCACGCTGCCCGCGCCCTTCGCCGGCGACCTGGACCTGGCCACCGTGGCGGTGCTGGGCCGGTTCCAGGCCCGCGAATCCCCGGACGTGGTGGTGGCGCAGATTCAGCGGGCGCACCGGCTGTGCGCGCTGGCCGCTCCGGCCGGGGGCGGAGTGCCGCTGGTGCTGCGCGTGGGGCAGCTGCGGCGCGTGCCCCGCAAGTGGTTCAACCGGCTGGCGTGGAGCCGCCTGGCGCTGGTCCTCGCCAACTGCGAGGCCATCCGCGCGGACCTGGCGCACACCGGCCTGGTTCCGGCCGGTCGCTTGAGGGTGCTGTACAACGGGCTGCCCCCGGTCGCGCCGCACGAGCGGGCGGCGGCGCGGGCGGCGATCGGGGCCGGCCCCGGCGACGAGGTCGTGGCGTGCGTGGCGCGCCTGGCGGTGCGCAAGGGGCACGAGACCCTGCTGGCCGCGTGGCCCGCGGTGCGGGCGGCCCGCCCGCGGGCCCGGCTCCTCCTGGCCGGCGGGGGTTCGCGCGCCGCGGAATTGCGGGGGCTGGCGGGCCGTCTGGGGCTGCAGGACTCGGTGAGCTTCCTGGGCGAAGTGCAGGACGTGGCATCGGTGTGGGCCGCGGCGGACCTCTCGGTGCTGCCCTCCGAGCTGGAAGGCCTGCCCTACGCGGTGCTGGAGTCCATGGCTGCCGGCGTGCCGTGCGTGGCCACCCGCGTGGCCGGGGTTCCGGAGATGCTGGAGCACGAGGTGAGCGGCCTGCTGGTGCCGCCACGCGACGCGGGGGCGCTGGCGCGCGAACTGGTCCGCGGGCTCGCCGACGGGCCGCTGCGGGCGCGGCTGGTGTCGGGAGCAGCCCGGACCGCGCGCGAGCGCTTCGGCTACTCCGAAATGCTGGACCGGTTCGAGGCCTGGATGCTGGAGGTGGCGGATGGCCGGGTCCGTGCGTGAGGATCTTCCACGCGGCGCGGCGTCCTCCGGGGGATGCTCCCTCGAACCGGCGTCGGTGCGCCGCCTGGTGGTGGTGCAGCTCTACTTTCTCGGCGACACGCTGCTGGCCACCCCCGCGCTCCGCGCGCTGCGGCGGCGCTTCCCTGGCGCCGCGCTCGAGGTGGTGGTGAAGCGCCGCTCCGCCGCGGCCCTGGAGCGCAATCCGAACGTGGACCGGGTCACGCACTACGACCCGCCGCGCGTGTGGCAGCGGCCCTTCCACTGGGCGGCGCTGGCCCGGGGCTGGCGGGACGGTGGAGTGGACCTGGCGGTGGACCTCACCGCCGACGGCCGCGCCGAGCGCCTGCTGGCCGGCATGCGGCCCGCGCATTCGGTGGGCTTCCACCGCGAGGGCCGGATCGCGGCACGGCCCGGGATCCCCAAGGCCTGCGGGCCGGAGCACGTGTCCCGTCACATGCTGGAGCTGGTCGGCCTGGTGGGCGCGACGGGGGATGCCCGGCTGGAGTTCCATCCTTCCCCGGGCGCGCGCGAGGCGGCGCGAGCCTGGCGCGGGGGGCTGCGGGGCCCGGTGGTGGCGCTGCACCCCGGGGGCAACCGCAAGCTGCGGCGGTGGCGGCCGGACCGTTTCGCCGCCCTGGCGCGCGGGCTGGCCGCGGGCGGCGCCCACGTGTGGGTCATCGGGGGACGCGGCGAGAGGGCCCTGGGGGCGCTGCTGGCCCGCGAGGGCGCCGAGGACGCCAGCGGCAGGCTGGATCTCGACGCGGCGGCGGCGCGGCTCGAGGAGAGCGACCTGCTGGTGGCCAACGATTCCGGGCCGATGCACCTCGCCGCGGCGGTGGGCACGCCGGTGCTGGCCCTGTTCGGCCCGTCGCTGCCGCACACCGCGGCGCCGCTGGGCCCGCAGCACGCGCACCTGCACGTGCGCCTCGAGTGCTGTCCGTGCGACCAGCGCCGCTGCGTGCGCCCGAACGATTTCTGCCTCGACCGCATCCCCGTGGAGCAGGCGCTGGAGCGGGCGCGGGAGATGCTGGGAGCGTCCGTGGAAGGGACCCCGTGAGCGCGCGCCGGCCCCTGCGGGTGATGCTGCTGAACTCCGCCGCGCCGGATCGCTCGGGGGGCGCCGAAGTGTGGATGCGACGCGCCCTCGGCATGCTGGCGGCGATGGGCCACCAGGCGACAGGGCTGGCGCCGGCGGGTTCCCCGGCGCTGCCGGGGGGCGATGGGAGCCCGGCGGAGGGCGGCCCGCGGGGGCACGCGTGGGACGGCGGCCTGGGTTCCCTGGCGCGCACCCTGCGCGAGTTCCGTCCCGACGTGGCCGTCGCCGTACAGCACCGCGACCTGCGCCGGCTGTGGTGGGCTGCGCGCGGCACCCCGGTGCGGCGCGTCATGGCCCGGCACCTGGCGTCGGAGAAGCCCAGCTGGAAGCGCCGCTTCCACTACGCGCAGCTTTGCGACGCCGTGTGGACCACGTCCGAGTACATGCGCGGTCGGCTGGAGCGGCTGGATCGCGTGGCCCCGCACAGGATCTTCGTGATGCGCCCGTCCCTGCCGCCCCTGCCGGCCCGGCCGGAACCGGGTGGTCCGCCCACGCTGCTGTGCGTGGGCCGGCTGGCGCCGGAGAAGGGCCAGGACGTGCTGCTGCTCGCGCGGCAACGGATGCGCATGCCGGCGCGTCTGTGCATCATCGGGCGCGGGCGCGAGGAAGCGGCGTTGCGCTCCCTGGCGCGCAGTTTGGGGCTGGAGGACGCGGTGGAGTGGACCGCGCACCTGGACGACCTGGCTCCGGCGTTCGCGGCGGCGCACCTGGCGGTACAGCCCTCGCGGCTCGAGGCGTTCGGGCTGGCGGCGCTGGAGGCACTCGCGCGCGGGGTGCCGGTGGTGGGCTCGCGCGTGGGGGGCTTGCCGGAAGTCGTGGGGGAGGCGGGGGAGCTGGTGGAGCCGGACGATCCCGCGGCGCTGGCCGCGGCCCTGGACCGCGGCCTGCAGGACGGCGCCCTGCGCGCGGGGTGGTCGGAGTCCGGAGTGCTGCGGGCGCGCTCGCTGTTCTCGCCCGCCGAGGAGGCGCGCTCGCTGGAGCGGGCGCTGGAAGGGAGCCTGCCGTGAGCCGCGCGTTGCCGCCGCGGGTGGACTGGCCCATCGTCGCGCCGCTGGCGCTGGCGCTGCTGTGCCTGCCGATCGCCCGCTCGCTGGTGTCGGTGGCGTGGGTGTTGCTGGCGGCGGTGCTGGCGTTGCGGGCGGTGCGGCGGGAGCTTGATCTTCCGCGCGAGCTGGTCTTCGGAACCATTTGCTGCATAGTCGCTTGGGGAATCTCGATCGGCGGGAGCCGGGATCCTTCCGCGACCCTGCGCGCGTGGCTTGCATGGTCCGGGATGCTGCTGCCGGTGCTGGCCGTGGCGTCGCGCCGCGACCGGGCGGGGCTGCCGCCCGCGCTGCAGGCGTTGTGGCTGGCGGGATCGCTGCTGCTGGGCGCGTGGCTGATCGTGGAAATGCGGCTCGGGTGGCATCTCTTGAGCGGCAGGTTCCCGGGGCTCTCGTACCCGATGATGCCCAACCCCAACTCGGCCGCCCAGTACCTGCTGCTGCTGTTCTGCTGGAGCTTCGGCTTCGCCCTGCTCGCGCGGGGCCGCGCGGCCGGCTGGTGGCACGCGGCCTGGGCCGGAAGCGCGCTGCTGCTGGCGTGCTGCCACTCGCGGGCCTCGTGGCCGGCATTTGCGCTGGCCACGGTGTTTTCAAGCTGGAGGGCCCGCCGGCCGAAAATGACGTGGGTGGCGGCCATGACGTGGGTGGCGGCCGCGGTGTTCGTGGCCGGCAACTGGATGCTGCCGCAGTCGCTGTGGGACCGCGCGCTGCAGCTCACCCGGCTCGAGGACGTGTCCATCCTGGGCCGGCTGCAGGGTTGGGTCGCGGCGCTGCGCATGATCGCGCGGCGCTCCTTCACCGGGGAGGGCCTGGGGGCCTGGAAGCCCGCCTACGAGCTGGTGCGCTCCCCGGAATTCCCGCGCGACTGGCCGCACGCGCACAACTTCTACCTGGGCACGCTGGCGGAGACCGGCTTCCTGGGGCTGCTGGGCTTCGGGCTCCTGATGTGGGGGTTCCGCGACGCCTGGCGCGCCGGGCTGCGGGCGCCGGATCCGCGGCCCGAGGAGCTGGGCATCACTGCCGCGCTGCTGGGCACCGCGGTGGTGGGCCTATTCGACGTCGCGTGGGCCGGCGAGCCGGGATTCGCGTTCCTGGCCCTGGCGGCGTTCACCATGAGGATGCGGCACGCGCCTCCGGCTTCCTTGACCCCCCGCGAAAGCGGCTGATAGACTGCCATCCGAGGGAAAAGCAACCCCATGGGAAATCTGCTGGAAACCATCCGGGCGTTCCTCCTGGTCCTGCCCCCGATCATCTTCTTCCACGAGCTGGGCCACTTCCTGGTGGCCCGCTGGTGCGGCGTGCGCGTGGTGCGGTTCGCCATGGGCTTCGGGCCCGTCATCTTCAAGTACACGCACGGCGGCGTGGAGTACTGTCTGTGCCCCATCCCGCTGGGAGGATACGTGAAGATGGCCGGCGACAGCCTCGAGGATCCGGAGCGCACCGGCGCGCCGGACGAGTTCCTGGGCGCGGCGTGGTGGAAGCGCGTGCTGATCGCGGTGGCGGGCCCGCTGTCCAACCTGCTGCTGGCGTTCGTGGTGCTGGTGATCATGTTCCGCCTGGGTGGCAAGTTCGAGGACTACCCGGCGGTGCTGGGCCGCCTGGCGCCCTCCACCTACGCGGGGCACCTGGGGCTGGCCCCCGGGGACCGGCTGACCTCCCTGGACGGCAAGCCCATCGCGTCGTGGATGAACTTCCGGCGCCTGCTGGACGAGTCCGATTCCACGAAGAACCCGGTGCACGAGCTGGGTGTCGCCCGCGGGGCGGGCAGCCTGGCGGTGCGCGTTCCCGACCGGGACCTGGCGCCCTTCCTGCGCGACCTGGTCCCGCACCG
This genomic window contains:
- the frr gene encoding ribosome recycling factor; protein product: MEDKKLIHDVEESMKKAQEATRHELSVIRTGKASPALLDTVKVEAYDSLMPLSQVASVSAPEPRLLLVTPWDKSTLKAVSSAIRASELGLNPQDDGAVIRVPIPALSEERRKDMVKLVAKLVEEGRVHIRQCRRDGNEKLKKLEKDGHVSEDDIKRIQDQIQKLTDAYIKHLDDLLAKKQAEVMEV
- a CDS encoding phosphatidate cytidylyltransferase, which translates into the protein MRRDPALLGRVLSAAVFLPVLALLMWAGGPWWEGYCALLLSLALIEFYRMGPRSLPAWACAVGVAALLAPLAWARLLWPAAVSVLAPLGALAVLAGVAARARGLSFSPAGRAALGLAYVGFLGYAMPGLRLSPGHGYSGAQATAMAYVLTWSADTAAYGVGLALGRHPLAPAISPKKTWEGAAGGLCAAVLVGALSGATLWTFLGPVRGALLGALVGVVGQAGDLLESMFKRQFGAKDSASWIPGHGGVLDRYDSLLTATPVVWGFLLCAMRP
- a CDS encoding isoprenyl transferase, with product MTETARLLARLKGRRADLPRHIAIIMDGSGRWARRRALPRLAGHRAGRASVRAAVEGCIELGVEVLTLYTFSVENWNRPRTEVGGLMKFLQRTLREEREELKRNGVRLAVIGQRDALPADARQAVDETVEYLSGGQRLLLVLALSYGGRQEIVNAARQLARRVKQGALRPEDIDEELFSGELWTQGLQDPDLLIRTSGEMRVSNFLLWQIAYAEMWVTPVLWPDFRARHLYEAVADYLKRERRFGRVDTRPARGR
- a CDS encoding glycosyltransferase family 4 protein, whose protein sequence is MKTLFVSAARPFNAETEQSLFLAAALAARGHACRWMAPPGSGSLMRAADAGLPVTEFPGTHFGNNPLRFAAQWRALRREVRRFGPDVIYTVESPAHLLGALVRGAAAGAPGATGGRRGRPAALVRWRGSNTPLRRRPGSRALYDRDTRFVLVPCARLAEEARAAGFHTRHWRVLDGCVDGTRFCPGPAEASAWMEAGLGPGAEVVALTARLAPVKGVGIFLEALERVRRTRPRVAAVLMGEAWEGQEAAYRDGVARLGLEGAAHWLGRREDVVRWLRLARVGVVSSVGSELHSRAALEYMACGLPVAATRVGVLPEWLEGRPWARLAPPGDAAGLAEAIVELLSDPAREELGAAARAEALTRFSPARFTSEVEAVLLEAAGAGE
- a CDS encoding 1-deoxy-D-xylulose-5-phosphate reductoisomerase — encoded protein: MKPRGLSILGSTGSIGEQALEVLRLHPGEIRVVALTAGRRAERLVEQALEFRPTLVCVADPAAATRVRDALGPAVKVVSGEAGLLACATHPDAPLVLNALVGSRGLAPTLAALESGRTLALANKETLVAGGPLAARAAHRGGGKLLAVDSEHWALGELLEGRDAAEARQVWITASGGPLRGMDPARFDSLTPAEVLAHPVWAMGPRITVDSATLLNKGFEVLEARWLYELPLERVGAVVHPEALVHAMVEWGDGSWTAQLSAPSMSLPIQRALLGRRAHPTPAPPLGLLQAGALHFEEIDTRAFPCYGLARAAGEAGGTYPAALNAADEVVVEAFLAGRIRFPDIARLLRRVLDRHTRRELDGPGDVWEADREARALAREML
- a CDS encoding UMP kinase, with the translated sequence MKPPRYGRILLKLSGEMLAGEQKVGIDAERIQWICGEVAAVARSGVQVGIVVGGGNIFRGLAASASGMDRVNADYMGMLATVINSLALQHSLEKLDLDTRVCSAIAMQTLAETYIRRRAQRHLEKGRIVIMAGGTGNPYFTTDTAAVLRAIEVGAEVILKATKVDGVYDADPVAQPGARRFEEINYLDVINRGLKVMDSTAISLCMDNALPIVVFDLATPGNLGRVVAGERVGTLVHAGAAPS